The Equus przewalskii isolate Varuska chromosome 5, EquPr2, whole genome shotgun sequence genome window below encodes:
- the RAB3IP gene encoding rab-3A-interacting protein isoform X2: MAHDPLEGFHEVNLASPTSPDLLGVREPGTQEQTTSPGVIYRPHPSALCSALIPANALDVSDLPTQPVYSSPRHLNCAEIPSVSIHVTDPAPCPASGVTAGLTKLASRKDTCNAEREFLQGATVTEACDGSDDIFGLSTDSLSRLRSPSVLEVREKGYERLKEELAKAQRELKLKDEECERLSKVRDQLGQELEELTASLFEEAHKMVREANVKQAAAEKQLQEAQGKIDVLQAEVAALKTLVLSSSPTSPTQEPLPGGRTAFKKGHVRNKSTSSAMSSGPQDLSVVQPIVKDCREADLSLYNEFRSWKDEPTMDRTCPFLDKIYQEDIFPCLTFSKSELASAVLEAVENNTLSIEPVGLQPIRFVKASAVECGGPKKCALTGLSKSCKHRIKLGDSSNYYYISPFCRYRITSVCNFFTYIRYIQQGLVKQQDVGSRVTVQGYVINQTANVRGEQSS, translated from the exons ATGGCTCATGACCCCTTGGAAGGCTTCCATGAAGTAAACCTTGCTTCTCCTACTTCTCCGGACCTTCTTGGTGTGCGTGAACCGGGAACTCAAGAGCAGACTACCTCACCAGGCGTCATCTACCGGCCGCACCCGTCAGCTTTGTGCTCTGCCCTCATTCCAGCTAACGCCTTAGATGTTTCCGACCTTCCTACACAACCTGTGTATTCATCCCCCAGACACTTAAATTGTGCAGAAATACCTAGTGTCAG CATCCATGTGACAGACCCGGCGCCTTGTCCTGCCTCTGGAGTCACAGCTGGGTTAACTAAATTAGCTTCAAGAAAAGACACCTGTAATGCAGAGAGGGAGTTCTTACAGGGTGCCACTGTAACAGAGGCTTGTGATGGCAGTGATGATATATTTGGGTTGAGTACTGACAGTCTGTCTCGTTTACGAAGCCCGTCTGTTTTGGAAGTCAGAGAAAAGGGCTATGAAAGATTAAAAGAAGAACTTGCAAAAGCTCAGAGG GAGCTGAAGTTAAAAGATGAAGAGTGCGAGAGGCTTTCTAAGGTGCGGGACCAGCTGGGGCAGGAGTTGGAGGAGCTCACAGCTAGTCTGTTTGAG GAGGCTCACAAGATGGTGCGAGAAGCGAACGTCAAGCAGGCGGCCGCGGAGAAGCAGCTGCAGGAGGCGCAGGGGAAG ATTGATGTACTTCAAGCCGAAGTAGCTGCCTTGAAGACACTTGTGTTGTCTAGTTCTCCAACATCCCCGACGCAGGAGCCTCTGCCCGGAGGAAGGACAGCGTTTAAGAAGGGGCACGTGAGAAACAAAAGCACCAGCAGTGCCATGAGCTCCGGCCCCCAGGACCTCAGCGTGGTGCAGCCCATCGTGAAGGACTGCAGAGAG GCTGACTTGTCTCTGTATAATGAGTTCAGATCTTGGAAGGACGAGCCCACAATGGACAGAACGTGTCCTTTCTTAGACAAAATCTATCAGGAGGATATCTTTCCGTGTTTAACATTCTCAAAAAgtgag ttGGCTTCGGCTGTGCTGGAGGCTGTGGAAAACAACACTCTGAGCATTGAGCCAGTGGGATTACAGCCCATCCGGTTTGTGAAGGCTTCTGCAGTCGAATGTGGAGGACCAAA aaaatgtgcTCTCACTGGCCTGAGTAAGTCCTgtaaacacagaattaagttAGGGGACTCAAGCaactattattatatttctcctttttgcaGATACAGG ATCACTTCTGTGTGTAACTTTTTTACGTACATTCGGTATATTCAGCAGGGACTTGTGAAACAGCAGGATG taGGATCACGTGTAACTGTTCAGGGGTATGTGATAAACCAGACGGCAAATGTGAGGGGAGAGCAAAGCTCATGA
- the RAB3IP gene encoding rab-3A-interacting protein isoform X1, whose protein sequence is MAHDPLEGFHEVNLASPTSPDLLGVREPGTQEQTTSPGVIYRPHPSALCSALIPANALDVSDLPTQPVYSSPRHLNCAEIPSVSIHVTDPAPCPASGVTAGLTKLASRKDTCNAEREFLQGATVTEACDGSDDIFGLSTDSLSRLRSPSVLEVREKGYERLKEELAKAQRELKLKDEECERLSKVRDQLGQELEELTASLFEEAHKMVREANVKQAAAEKQLQEAQGKIDVLQAEVAALKTLVLSSSPTSPTQEPLPGGRTAFKKGHVRNKSTSSAMSSGPQDLSVVQPIVKDCREADLSLYNEFRSWKDEPTMDRTCPFLDKIYQEDIFPCLTFSKSELASAVLEAVENNTLSIEPVGLQPIRFVKASAVECGGPKKCALTGLSKSCKHRIKLGDSSNYYYISPFCRYRITSVCNFFTYIRYIQQGLVKQQDVDQMFWEVMQLRKEMSLAKLGYFKEEL, encoded by the exons ATGGCTCATGACCCCTTGGAAGGCTTCCATGAAGTAAACCTTGCTTCTCCTACTTCTCCGGACCTTCTTGGTGTGCGTGAACCGGGAACTCAAGAGCAGACTACCTCACCAGGCGTCATCTACCGGCCGCACCCGTCAGCTTTGTGCTCTGCCCTCATTCCAGCTAACGCCTTAGATGTTTCCGACCTTCCTACACAACCTGTGTATTCATCCCCCAGACACTTAAATTGTGCAGAAATACCTAGTGTCAG CATCCATGTGACAGACCCGGCGCCTTGTCCTGCCTCTGGAGTCACAGCTGGGTTAACTAAATTAGCTTCAAGAAAAGACACCTGTAATGCAGAGAGGGAGTTCTTACAGGGTGCCACTGTAACAGAGGCTTGTGATGGCAGTGATGATATATTTGGGTTGAGTACTGACAGTCTGTCTCGTTTACGAAGCCCGTCTGTTTTGGAAGTCAGAGAAAAGGGCTATGAAAGATTAAAAGAAGAACTTGCAAAAGCTCAGAGG GAGCTGAAGTTAAAAGATGAAGAGTGCGAGAGGCTTTCTAAGGTGCGGGACCAGCTGGGGCAGGAGTTGGAGGAGCTCACAGCTAGTCTGTTTGAG GAGGCTCACAAGATGGTGCGAGAAGCGAACGTCAAGCAGGCGGCCGCGGAGAAGCAGCTGCAGGAGGCGCAGGGGAAG ATTGATGTACTTCAAGCCGAAGTAGCTGCCTTGAAGACACTTGTGTTGTCTAGTTCTCCAACATCCCCGACGCAGGAGCCTCTGCCCGGAGGAAGGACAGCGTTTAAGAAGGGGCACGTGAGAAACAAAAGCACCAGCAGTGCCATGAGCTCCGGCCCCCAGGACCTCAGCGTGGTGCAGCCCATCGTGAAGGACTGCAGAGAG GCTGACTTGTCTCTGTATAATGAGTTCAGATCTTGGAAGGACGAGCCCACAATGGACAGAACGTGTCCTTTCTTAGACAAAATCTATCAGGAGGATATCTTTCCGTGTTTAACATTCTCAAAAAgtgag ttGGCTTCGGCTGTGCTGGAGGCTGTGGAAAACAACACTCTGAGCATTGAGCCAGTGGGATTACAGCCCATCCGGTTTGTGAAGGCTTCTGCAGTCGAATGTGGAGGACCAAA aaaatgtgcTCTCACTGGCCTGAGTAAGTCCTgtaaacacagaattaagttAGGGGACTCAAGCaactattattatatttctcctttttgcaGATACAGG ATCACTTCTGTGTGTAACTTTTTTACGTACATTCGGTATATTCAGCAGGGACTTGTGAAACAGCAGGATG TTGATCAGATGTTTTGGGAAGTTATGCAGTTGAGAAAAGAGATGTCATTGGCAAAGCTGGGATATTTCAAAGAGGAACTCTGA